In one window of Fimbriimonadaceae bacterium DNA:
- a CDS encoding glycosyltransferase family 25 protein, with translation MDSYVINLDRSPERWQFMQALCADRGLDPVRVPAVDGATLTEEELECVSPAVDGARRLAAPEIACFESHRKVWRLIAESESRHGCVLEDDVYLAKGFVQICERVLEERSEVDLVKLNSYDKPIYLADVPDLRMGPLALYRLMQRTIDASAYLMSRECARFALEAFPTYQDAVDILLFDPALALTTYQAVPGVAVQAKFAEFEFLDPTASASLIQPFRSTSRRAEKRRRERKAPSVRMRNELRRFWRRRFVPGTLFLTNRFRRRENRMSRLLISFVDL, from the coding sequence GTGGACAGCTACGTCATCAATCTCGACCGCTCGCCCGAGCGGTGGCAGTTCATGCAAGCCCTCTGCGCCGACCGTGGGCTCGACCCGGTTCGGGTGCCCGCCGTGGACGGCGCCACTCTCACCGAAGAGGAGCTTGAGTGCGTGAGTCCCGCGGTCGACGGAGCGCGGCGGCTGGCCGCGCCGGAGATCGCGTGTTTTGAGAGCCATCGCAAGGTCTGGCGCCTGATCGCGGAGAGCGAAAGCCGGCACGGGTGCGTCTTGGAGGACGACGTGTATCTCGCCAAGGGCTTCGTCCAGATCTGCGAGCGGGTCTTGGAGGAGCGCTCCGAGGTGGATCTGGTCAAGCTCAACAGCTACGACAAACCGATCTACCTTGCTGACGTGCCGGACCTCCGGATGGGGCCGCTCGCCCTCTACCGGCTGATGCAGCGCACGATCGACGCCAGCGCCTATCTGATGTCGCGCGAGTGCGCCCGCTTCGCGCTTGAGGCGTTCCCGACCTACCAGGACGCGGTGGACATCCTGTTGTTCGATCCCGCGCTGGCTCTCACAACGTACCAGGCGGTTCCGGGGGTGGCCGTCCAGGCCAAGTTCGCCGAGTTCGAGTTTCTCGATCCCACCGCCTCGGCCAGCCTGATCCAGCCTTTTCGATCCACGAGCCGGAGGGCCGAGAAGCGGCGCCGGGAACGCAAGGCTCCGTCGGTGCGGATGCGAAACGAACTGAGGCGATTTTGGCGGCGCAGGTTCGTGCCAGGGACCCTGTTCCTGACCAACCGGTTTCGGAGACGGGAGAACCGGATGAGCCGCCTCTTGATCTCGTTCGTCGACCTCTAG
- a CDS encoding M20/M25/M40 family metallo-hydrolase — MKLRGLSVALLAAWVAPFALGQGDAATIARILDEGKQHNQVMRHLTYLTQRIGPRLTGSPQLQRACEWTAGKFREFGLQNVHLEEWGVVPVGFERGPRQFARMVKPFDVPIEFTTNAWTAGTKGLVRAPAAMEPATLAEFEKNPALYQGAWIVMRAPVTMRGPQAVDSDEWRAVQAKLDAAGIAGRIYGSADERVHTHGRFQDVSRDHLPKDVRLTVRRSDWDRMVRNLEFGRETVLEFDVENRFLRPQPVYNVVADIPGTEKPNEFVIFSAHLDSWNGPGSQGAVDNGTGTMVMLEAARILVASGAKPKRTIRFVLWSGEEQGLLGSAGYVEKHASELDGISAVFVDDGGTNYQGGVSCLESQVAMIKEALAPMAAAFPDLPQTVNAVPELRGGGSDHASFLAKGVPGFFFMETGRADYGFSWHTQNDRLEYAIPEYLVQSSTNSAVMAYNLACAPSLLPRK; from the coding sequence ATGAAGCTACGAGGCCTTTCCGTCGCCCTGCTTGCCGCATGGGTGGCCCCCTTCGCCCTCGGCCAAGGCGATGCCGCGACGATCGCGCGCATTCTCGACGAGGGCAAGCAGCACAACCAGGTGATGCGCCACCTCACGTACCTCACCCAGCGCATCGGGCCGCGGTTGACCGGTTCGCCCCAACTTCAGCGCGCCTGCGAGTGGACCGCGGGCAAGTTCCGCGAGTTCGGGCTGCAGAACGTGCACCTGGAGGAATGGGGCGTCGTGCCGGTCGGGTTCGAGCGGGGACCGCGGCAGTTCGCACGCATGGTGAAGCCGTTCGACGTCCCGATCGAATTCACCACGAACGCGTGGACCGCCGGCACCAAGGGCCTTGTACGCGCGCCTGCCGCGATGGAGCCCGCGACCCTCGCCGAGTTCGAGAAGAACCCTGCTCTCTACCAGGGCGCATGGATCGTGATGCGCGCGCCGGTCACCATGCGTGGGCCCCAGGCCGTGGACAGCGACGAGTGGCGGGCCGTGCAGGCCAAACTCGACGCCGCGGGCATCGCCGGCCGCATTTACGGCTCCGCCGATGAACGAGTGCACACGCACGGTCGATTCCAGGACGTGTCGCGCGACCACCTGCCGAAAGACGTCCGCCTCACGGTGCGAAGGAGCGACTGGGACCGGATGGTGCGCAACCTCGAGTTCGGTCGCGAAACGGTCTTGGAGTTCGACGTCGAGAACCGGTTCTTGCGGCCCCAGCCCGTCTACAACGTCGTGGCGGACATCCCGGGCACCGAGAAGCCGAACGAGTTCGTGATCTTCAGCGCGCACCTGGACTCGTGGAACGGGCCGGGCTCGCAGGGAGCGGTGGACAACGGCACGGGCACGATGGTGATGCTCGAGGCCGCCCGCATCCTTGTGGCAAGCGGAGCCAAGCCCAAGCGCACGATTCGCTTCGTGCTCTGGTCCGGCGAGGAGCAGGGTCTCCTGGGATCCGCGGGTTACGTAGAGAAACACGCCTCAGAACTTGACGGAATCTCCGCAGTGTTCGTGGACGACGGAGGGACGAACTACCAGGGCGGCGTGTCGTGCCTGGAGAGCCAGGTCGCGATGATCAAAGAGGCGCTCGCACCCATGGCGGCGGCGTTCCCCGACCTGCCGCAGACCGTGAACGCCGTTCCAGAACTGCGCGGCGGCGGCAGCGACCACGCCTCGTTCCTGGCCAAGGGCGTGCCCGGATTCTTCTTCATGGAGACGGGCCGCGCTGACTATGGCTTTTCGTGGCACACCCAAAACGACCGCCTCGAGTATGCGATCCCCGAGTATCTCGTGCAGTCGAGCACGAATTCGGCGGTCATGGCCTACAACCTGGCCTGCGCGCCCTCGTTGCTGCCGCGGAAGTAG
- a CDS encoding M20/M25/M40 family metallo-hydrolase: MKRISATLLVAAAGVFVFGQADPATVAKIVDEGKNHNQVMQHLAYLTSEIGPRLTGSPQLERACEWTMSKFREYGLQNVHLEQWGEWEVGFERGKRQSAKMVAPVERTFEFTSPSWTPGTNGPVRGKAVPEPATMADFEKVKDSLKGAWVLRRTAAGGRRGPQLTDEQKQVQEAVADAGIAGIVSGSRNELVLTSGRYNITWDALPTEVRPTIRKSDMDAIFEQIDAGKNVELEFDMEQRFVKGPRQLNNVVAEIPGTERPDEVVIVSGHLDSWDGPGSQGALDNGTGTMVALEAARILMKAGAKPKRTIRFIMWTGEEQGLFGSRAYVQAHKDEMDKISAVFVDDGGTNYQGGVSCTKEMESMLAQAFKPAMDAFPDMPMQIRVGDRIPPGGGSDHASFNAVGVPGFFWFETGTSDYNFVHHTQHDRYEKAIPEYLVQSSTNSAAASYIVACAPTLLPRPTPPPAGR; encoded by the coding sequence ATGAAACGAATTTCCGCAACGTTGCTCGTTGCGGCGGCGGGGGTGTTTGTCTTTGGACAGGCGGATCCCGCCACCGTGGCCAAGATCGTCGACGAAGGCAAGAATCACAACCAGGTGATGCAGCATCTCGCCTACCTCACCAGTGAAATCGGCCCCCGACTCACGGGCTCGCCGCAGCTTGAGCGAGCCTGCGAATGGACCATGTCCAAGTTTAGGGAGTACGGCCTCCAGAACGTGCACCTGGAGCAGTGGGGCGAGTGGGAAGTGGGCTTCGAGCGCGGCAAGCGCCAGTCCGCGAAGATGGTGGCCCCCGTGGAGCGCACTTTCGAATTCACCTCGCCCTCATGGACTCCGGGCACCAACGGGCCCGTCCGCGGCAAGGCCGTTCCCGAGCCGGCCACCATGGCCGACTTCGAGAAGGTCAAGGACTCGCTCAAGGGCGCATGGGTCCTGCGGCGCACCGCCGCCGGGGGGCGCCGGGGTCCCCAGCTCACCGACGAGCAGAAGCAGGTCCAGGAGGCGGTGGCCGATGCCGGCATCGCGGGAATCGTGTCGGGCTCGCGCAACGAGCTGGTCCTCACCAGCGGCCGCTACAACATCACGTGGGACGCGCTGCCCACCGAGGTGCGGCCGACGATCCGCAAGAGCGACATGGACGCGATCTTCGAACAGATCGACGCAGGCAAGAACGTCGAGCTCGAATTCGACATGGAGCAGCGTTTTGTGAAGGGGCCGCGCCAGCTCAACAACGTCGTGGCCGAGATCCCGGGGACCGAGCGCCCGGACGAGGTGGTGATCGTGAGCGGGCACCTCGATTCGTGGGACGGCCCCGGATCGCAGGGCGCGTTGGACAACGGCACGGGCACGATGGTGGCGCTCGAGGCCGCGCGCATCCTCATGAAGGCCGGCGCCAAGCCGAAACGGACCATCCGCTTCATCATGTGGACCGGCGAGGAGCAGGGCCTTTTCGGCTCGCGCGCTTACGTGCAGGCCCATAAGGACGAGATGGACAAGATCTCGGCGGTGTTTGTGGACGACGGCGGCACCAACTACCAGGGTGGCGTGTCGTGCACCAAGGAGATGGAATCGATGCTGGCGCAGGCGTTCAAGCCGGCGATGGACGCGTTCCCGGACATGCCGATGCAGATTCGGGTCGGAGACCGCATTCCGCCTGGCGGAGGCAGCGACCACGCGTCGTTCAACGCCGTGGGTGTGCCCGGATTCTTCTGGTTCGAGACCGGAACTTCGGACTACAACTTCGTGCACCACACGCAGCACGACCGGTATGAAAAGGCGATCCCCGAGTACCTGGTGCAGTCGTCCACGAACAGTGCGGCGGCATCGTACATCGTCGCGTGCGCACCGACCCTGCTCCCACGCCCGACGCCGCCTCCGGCCGGACGGTAG